The Acinetobacter lwoffii genomic sequence ACAGCCCCTGAGCATTGAAAACTTTGCCCCTTTTGGTGAGGTGATTTGCTGCGGAGGACAGGATTTTTTTCATATCAATGATGCACATACCGAGCGTTATCATGCCCTTGTAACCACTGAAATCTTCGGTGAAGCACATGCAGGTATTAGTATTTTTCGTAATATTAAACAGACAGAAATTCCTTTTTCGGTTTCGATGCTTGAGCGACATCCGAATGGCTCACAAGCTTTTATCCCGATGCAAGGTCAGGCTTTTTTAATTGTGGTGGCACCTGCATTGGATGATCAAACGCCTGATATTTCAAAACTCTGTGCTTTTATTTCAGATGGTACACAAGGTGTTAACTACCATGCAGGTACATGGCATCACCCTCTATTAACTTTAGAGGCGCCAAGTAACTTTGCCGTGGT encodes the following:
- a CDS encoding ureidoglycolate lyase; this translates as MVQTIQLQPLSIENFAPFGEVICCGGQDFFHINDAHTERYHALVTTEIFGEAHAGISIFRNIKQTEIPFSVSMLERHPNGSQAFIPMQGQAFLIVVAPALDDQTPDISKLCAFISDGTQGVNYHAGTWHHPLLTLEAPSNFAVVDRIGIGHNCDVYQFNEVLNIVA